Part of the Syntrophorhabdus sp. genome is shown below.
GCCCACCTACCTCGAGCCCTCGAAGAGCCCCCAGGGCCGCCGCTGGGCAGAGCTGGGAGAGAAGTACCCCCTTGTCCTCGCGACGGGCGTCAGGGACTTCTACTACACCAACGCCATGCTCCACAACGTCAAGTCCGTCCAGAACTGGTCCCCCTACCCCAAGGCGGAGCTGGGACCCGAGACGGCGAAGAAGTACAGCGTCGCCACCGGTGACGACGTCATCGTCGAGACGGACAGGGGCTTCGTGAAGATGAAGGCCTCCGTCGACGAGAGGGTCATGGAGGGCGTTGTCCTCGTGCCCCACGGCTGGCCGGAAGAGGGGAACTGCAACAGGCTCACCGACTGCAACGCCCGGGAGCCCATCATGGGATACCCCGAGTGGAAAGGACTTTTGTGTTCCATACGGAAAGCGTGATATACCGGGGACACATGGGATAACCGCCTGAGAGGGGATGTTCGAAAATGACCGGAAGTGACGGACCTATCATGGTTCGTCACTTCCTTTTTTTGTGTCAAAGGTCTTTACTTCTTCTTCGTCGATGTCGATGTGTTCACGTCGAAGGAGGATGTCGTGGATGTGGATCTCTGGACCTCCTTCGTTTTCACGGGGGTGGGCTCAGGCACGGCAGGCACCTTCACGTCCTCGATCTTCTTCCCCGCCGCCTGCTCAAGCTGCTGCAGGGCCGGGCCTTTCTTCTTCTGCTGCGCCGATGAAACACCGAAACTGCAGATAACGAGCGCGATGATCGCCACAACTGTCAGGACCGTTCTCAAAACCGTGTTCTTCATGGTCTTTCTCCTTTGTCCTTCATTATGATGTCCTATTTCGCCTGTCCGTAGGTCCCCTTGTGGTTGATCTGCGGCACGGTGTACCGCGGGGAGTTCCTCACGCGCTCCTTGATCCTCTCGCGCTCAGCCGTGTAGCTGCCGGAATTACTGCTATTTTTGCCTTTCTCGCTCCGGGAGCTCGTTGCGACATAGTCCTGGTAGGAAGGGTCGGCTGCCGTCCCGGCATACTTGAAATACTCCTGCGGGGTCGTCTTCACATTGTCCGCCCCGAAACACAGACCGGTGGTCGCCAGAAGGGTCAGAATAACTGCTGCGCTCAGGATTCTTTTCATTTTCGGTCTCCTCATCATTTTTCAAGGTAAGACAAGGGAACGGAAAAAAAGTTCCACAAAAGAAATGTTGCGGGCTGCGGGTCAAAAACCTTAAAGGCCGTTCCAGGTCCTGTCAGACTGTTGGCAAAATGCCTTTCTACGTCATTCCGGCGACGCCGCCCTTGCTTCGTCATTCCGGCGAAGGCCGGAATCCAGGAAGAGTCCTGTTACGGCAAAGAACACACAAAAGATAATACCGCGAGAGCACGATAGGGGAAATGCCGTGAGACCGTTCTGTGTCAGGCGGTCGTATGCTGCCAGTCCTTTCTGGATTCCGGCCTTCGCCGGAATGACGAGAGACGGACCGGATGGGGGCGACTTTATCAACAGCCTGCCAGGTCTTTAACTCGCGACCCGGAACAGTCTTCATAACGTGTTTTCCCGCCCGGTTTTCGTTTCGAAGGTCTTGTATTCATCGTTTATCCTGTCCTGCAGGTAGAGGTAGCCGTAGCCGGGCCTTTTCTTCATTTCTTCGTAATCCTGCCGTGCCCGCGCCGCGCAGTCGGGGCAGCAGGCGGCGGGCAGTGAGACGCAGAAAACGGAATAACTGCGGCCGCTGTGGTGGACGCAGGATGACGAGATGCGGCGGTAGCCGCAGCAGTCCGGGCACATCCTTAGGTCGAGACGCTGCTCTTCCTGGAGGTACTCCGTGTCATAAAAGATGCTCCGGGAACTGCCGTAGAACTCGCGGCCTTCTTTGCGGTTCGCCTCCACCACCTTTTCCCTCTCCCGGAAGGCGGCAAGCTGGTGCGCGACGAGGGACCGGATATAGTCCATGTTCTTCGTCGATTCCTTGAAACGGGATGGATTGTAGTCCGGTTCGCGCAGGTTGGAGAAGTCGATCCCCGCCATGGCCATGATAATGCCCATGTTGATGTAGGGCAGTGCCGTCTCCACGGAGTACCCGCCTTCCAGGACCGCTATGTCGGGCCTGAGCTTCTGGTTCAGGATGGCATAACCCCGGGCGGTGAAGCTCATGTTCGCCAGGGGGTCGCTGTAGTGGTTGTCCTGCCCCGCCGAGTTGATCACCAGCTCGGGCTTGAACTCATCGAGTATGGGCAGGACGAGGTTATCCATTATATAATGGATGCCTTCGTCCGTCGTCCTTGGAGCCATGGGTATGTTTATGGTGGTGCCGTGGGCCAGCGGCCCTCCGAGCTCGTTCGTGAATCCCGAGCCGGGGTAGAGGGTGCGCCCGTCCTGGTGGAAGGATATGAAGAGGACGTCGGGATCGTGCCAGAATATCTCCTGGCTGCCGTCGCCGTGATGGACATCGGTGTCGACGATGGCCAGGCGCTTGATCCCGTATGTCCGGCGCAAATACTCCACCATGACGGCCTCGTTGTTGATGTCGCAGAAACCACGGTTGCCGTGAACGACGGTCATGGCATGGTGGCCGGGCGGGCGGATGATGGCGAAGGCGTTCTTCACCTCCTTCTGCATAAAGGCGTCGGCCATCACCATGGCGCATCCCGCCGATACCATGTGCGCCTCGGTCACGCGGCTCTCCACATCAGGGACGCAGAAGTGAACGCGGGAGACGTCCTTTGCCGAGGCAAGGCGGGGATGGTACTCCCGCACCTCGGGCATGTCCATGATCCCTTCCTCGAAGAGTTGGTCCCGGGTATAGAGAAGTCTTTCCTCCCTCTCGGGATGGGTGGGGCTGATCGCCCAGTCAAAGGCGGGAAAAAATATGACCCCCGTGGGTCTGTCCGTCGTTTTCATCTATGCCACCCCCTTGTATTCATGAATGAATCCGGGGGCGATCTGTATCCCCACGTCAAAGAGCTTGCCTTCCTGCTCCCAGCCGCGGATCATGTTGAACTGCTCCTCCAGATACACATGTGCCTCGTCCGCATAATCGGCAAGCCCCCGTTCGCGGCTTGCCTCCTTGAGACAATTCAGCGCCAGTTCTTTTGCGTCTTCGAGCTGGAAACTGCGTTTCTCGACGGCACCCCTCAACCCTCCCGGCGAACCCGTGTAGGTCCGCCGGGCCGTGTCGACGTGGACCTCCACCGCGAGTGTGGGCCGCGCCACGGCCGCCCCCAGGGCATTGGCGACAGGGGAGTAGCGGTGCAGGAAATGCTCGACGCCCATCCGCTTGGCCAGCATGGGCACGATGGCGGGAGCCGCCGCTCCTATCCCGATCACCCGGTGGAGTTCGAACTTCCTCCTGTGCACCACCTCCCAGACCTTGTAGGCAGGCTCATCCTCCCAGAGACCGAACATTTCCTCGATGTTGCGCTCCAGCCTGTCGACCACCTCATCGGCCACCTTTTGGCACAATTCCGCGAGGGACGTGCCGAGACGCCTGGCGACGGACTCGAGCTTCTCTCGGGACGCATCGGTGTCTCCAAGACGGAGACCGTTCAAGAGGTTGAAGGCATCCGTCACCGTCGGCTCAGAGCCTCCCAGGCAGGCGGCGGGACCGAGGCGCATGGGGCCCACCCGCAATTCCCCCGATTCATCGTACACGCGGCTGTCGCCGCCGAGTGGTATGGACCGCACCGCGAAGGCATTGATGTGCGTGAGGTGGCCGTTGATGAGGGCCCCCTTCGAGGCATACAGAGGCGCTCCCTCGATGACGAGGCTGATGTCGGAGGTCGTTCCGCCGATGTCCACGGAAACGGCGTTGAGGGATTCGAGGCTCAAGGCCATCGTCCCCATCGTGCTCGCGGCCGGCCCGGAGAACACCGTCTCACAGGGCCGCTTCCGGCTGGCCTCGAGGGTCGTGGTACCGCCATCGGCCTTCAGGATGTGAACGTCGCTTCGCGGCACCCGTGCCCGTATGGCGGCCTCGATGCTGTCGGCAAAGCGGTTCCACTCCCTCATGGTCATCGCCGTGTAATAGCAGGTCACGGCGCGCCGCGGGAAATTGAGCCTTCCAGCGATTTCGTTGCTCGTGCACACATCCATGTGTGGGTACAGGGACGCCAGGCGGTCCTTGACCATCCTTTCGTGGGCGTCGTTGCGATTCGAGAATTTCCCCGCCACGGCCACCCTCTCGATACCGGAATCATGGACCTTCCTCAGCACCTCTTCCACCTCTTTCACGTCGAGGGGCTCTATCTCCCTGCCGCGAAAATCCATGCCCCCTTTCAGGAAATAGGTGTCGGAACTTATCCTGTAGGCTGAAAAGGGCAGACCGCTGCCGGGAAGAAGGATAAGCGCCGTGCGCTCCCCCCGCCCCGTTGCGAGGAGGTTGGTGACGAGCGTGGTGGAGAGGACTATCCTGCGCACGTCCTTCGCGCCCCCGCGCGCGAGGAGCTCGTCCAGCACGGACAGGAGGGTGCCTTCAAGATCGTTCTCGTCCGTCGGATGCTTGACGCTCAAAAGGACCGACCCTTCCGAAAAGAGGACCCCGTCCGTGTATGTGCCGCCCACATCTATGCCGATCAGCATGTTGTTCACCTCTTGTCTTTCCCCGGGCATCCGGGGTCATTCAAATTCTTCGAACTCCTCCGCGGAGTAGAAAAGGTGGGTCTCCCGTATCCTTTCCCCGTCGAGGCTGCCGTCGAGAATGGATACCTCGGCCCGGGACCTGAATACCTGTGCCCGGTCCTCAAGCTCCGCGAGGCGGTTGTCGAGGCCCCTTTCCCGGATGATGTCCTTGACGGCGCGGAAGATCTCCTCGCTCCCGTGGAGGAACACTCCTTCATCGAGGATCTTGATGGCGACCATGCGCTTGAAGTCGTCGAAAGCCGCCTGCTCCCTCACGCGCATGAGCCTCTTTATCTTGTAGTCCACTTCCTCGTTAACGGCGGGGTCGATGAGCATCCTGTACTTCCTGCGGTATATCAGGTCATCGAGCCTGCCTATGGGCCCGTCCTCCACCCCGTCATCGGTGACCACCACGAGGTCGATATCGGAGCCGCGCACGAGCTTTCCCGTGCTGCGCTCCGGACGGGGCACATCGTGGGCCATATCGTACACGATGTCCCCGGCGATGATGAAACACATCCGGCCGGCCATTTCCGCCGCGTCCTCGTACTCGTCCATGACATCAAGGACCATCCGGCGGGCGCGGTCGAACTTGAGTCTGCTTATCTCCCGGATCCGCTCACCCAACGCGAGGCACCTGTCCTCGAGGGTGGCCCTGTCGCCGGACAGGCCGACGACGCAGTAGGTGAGGAATTCCCGGAGGATGGACGGGGAGAGGCGGGCGAAACCCTCGACGTGGCGGTCGAGCCTCATGTACCTTCTGCCCAGGGACCGGACCTCGAGTCTATCTGAGGTCCTGCACGCCCTCCACAGGAGCAGGCTGTCCGTCCGCATCTCCTTCTGGATCTCAAAACCCGTCAGGGGGCCTCTCGCGCCGATGAGACCCACAATTGCTTCTTCAATACCGCTCATTTCCTTGATCTTCCGTGCCACGCGCGGACGCGCGGGAAGCTCCCGCCTCTCTAACCGAGGTGGGCCCTGATCGCGTCCGCGATCTCGGCACAGTGCCTTTCCGTAACCGCGTCGGTCGGTCCTTCGACCATCACCCTGCACATGTTCTGGGTGCCGGAATAACGCACGAGGACGCGTCCCTCGTCGCCAAGTTCCTTCTCGACCCCCTCTATCACCGCCATAACCTGGGGTATGGTGGCGATATCGGGTTTGCTCCTGACATCGACGTTGATGAGCTTCTGGGGATAGACGTCCATCCACTTCGCCAGCTCCGACAGGGGCTTGCCTGTTCTGACCATGGCCGCGACAAGCTGGAGGGCGGTGATGATGCCGTCACCCGCGGTGTGATGGTCGAGAAAGATCATGTGCCCCGAATCTTCTCCCCCCACCACGCCGCCGAGGCGTATCATGTCCTCGAGAACGTAGCGGTCGCCGACCTTCGACGCGTGGTACCTGAAACCATATTTCCTGCAGGCGACCCTGAGCCCGAGGTTACTCATCACGGTGCTCACCAGGAGGTCGTTCTTCAGTCTGCCCTGATCCTTCAGCATCCTCGCGCAGATGAGAAGGGTCTGGTCGCCCGTTATCTCCCGCCCCTTCTCGTCGACGGCGATGAGGCGGTCGCCGTCCCCGTCGAAGGCGAGCCCGACCGCCGCGCCGGTCTCCACGACCCTTTGCCTGAGGTCCTCCGTGTGCTGCGAGCCGCACCTGTCGTTGATGTTGATACCGTTCGGGGCATTGTGGATGACCTCGATGTCGGCACCCAGCTCCCAGAAGGTGTCGGGAGCGACCCTGTACGTCGCCCCGTTGGCGGTGTCGAGGACGATCTTCATCCCCTCGATGGAGAGGTCGCGGGGAAAGCTGTTCTTCACGAAGACGATGTACCTGCCGTGGGCGTCCTCGAGGCGGAAGGCCTGTCCCATTTCCCGGACAGGCGGGACGAGGCCGTGCAGGGTGTTGCTCATCATCAGCTCCTCGATGGCCTCCTCCTGTTCGTCGGAGAGCTTGAAGCCGCTGCCGTTAAAGATCTTTATCCCGTTGTCCTGATAGGGGTTGTGGGAGGCGGAGATCACGATCCCCGCGTCGGCGCGCATGCTCTGGGCTATGAAGGCTATCCCCGGCGTCGGCAGGACGCCGACGAGATAGGGGTTGCCCCCCATGGAGGTTATCCCCGATTCCAGTGAGCCCTCGAGCATGTACCCGGAGATGCGCGTGTCCTTCCCGATCACGATCCGGGGACGATCATGCGTCTTCTTCAGGAGATAGACCACGGCCTGTCCGATGGCAAAGGCTATCTCCGCGTTCATCGGATACCGGTTCGCTTCCCCCCGGACACCGTCGGTACCAAAAAGTTTACCCATGATCACCCCTCACTCGCCTCGCACCTTTTCCGCCTCATCTGCCGAACATGTTGAGGGACGGCAGCAGCTCCTGCACCTTCCCGCAAAAGGTATCCACGATCTCCTGCAGCCATGCCGTGCCCTTGCCCGAGGTCTCGGTATCAAACCCCCGTACGGTCTCTACGTAGTCCGCGCCGCCGGCGCTCTTCAGTTTCCCGGCGAGGGCGAGAAAACCGTCCCGCGACCGTCCCGCGAGGTCGTCCTCCGGCGGGGACATGAAGATCCCTTCCATCTCTCCGAACCTCTCGTATAATTCGCTCCTCCCGTCGCCGTCCTTCCCTGCTCTCGCCCCGTGCTCCGGCCTTTGCGCCTTTTCCGCCAGCATCCGAAGCCTCTTGAGACGCTCCGTCTTCGCCAGGGTCAGCGTATCCATGAGCCCCGAGAAGATGAGGTCCCCGAACTCACGCGCCTCGAGGAAGGGGCGGCGCACGTGCAGGTACCACTGCTCCAGCGCCACCAGGTTGGCGATGTAGATGACATTGTTCCCCATGATGCGGTGGAGGTTCGGATAGGTCCCCGGCCTGACATCCATCGTCTTCGCCGAATGCGTCTTTCCCACGATGAGCTTGTTGTCTGCCGGAAAATCGTTCCTCAGCACCGAGTTGGCGGCGACCACGTTCCCATACCCCATCCTGATGGGACCCACGAGACCCCCCTGGCCGCCGAGGAAGATGGGGGGCTGGTTGAGCATGACCCCGCGCGGGACATCCCCGATGAGGGATGGCGTCGTCTTGTCGCCGTCGGGTGTGAAATTGAAGTGGATATAGGAGCTTCCCACCTCGCTGTGGTTCCTGCGGCTCGTCCCTCCCGCCATCAGGCAGTCGCAGAAGTTGATGAGGCTCCCCAGGGTCACGAAAGGAAAGAGTATCGTCTGCTTCAGGCCCACGCAATGCGCCCCGCCGGCCTCCTCCTCGATGATGCAGCCTTCGCGCACCTCAGCGCCGAGGCCCATGTTCGACTTGTCCAGGAAGACAGACCCAGCGAAGTAGCCCCCCTTCAGTTCCACCTTCTGTCCCAGCCGGCAATCATCAATGGTGACGGGCCCCTCGAAGCCGATCCTGGCACCGGCGGATATGACCGTCCTCGCACCGTAGATCCTGCACCCGGGGTAGATCCTGACGTCAGTCCCCGATATGTGATCGATGTTCACCTCGTCACCCACATCCAGGGTCAGCGGGTTCGGGATGTCGACACCTTTCCTGATCATCTGCACAACCTTATCGTGGCATCGAGGCTGAACATCCATATCCGGTCTCCTCCGTAAAGACTGACGGGCCTGTCAAGATCGTCGAATCATCTGGACCATTTATCGTATGGGAATGATACCAGTTTTTCCCCTGTCTTTGCAACATCCCGCCCGGTCATGGACGTCGGGTCACATCTGTCCAAGATACGTCTACTGCAACGGACACGCGGACTCTCCAGAGCAATCCAGGGAAACAGGAATAACCAATGACCAAATTCCAATGACCAATGAGAAAGATAATGACCAATTGACCAATGACCAATCCACCCTGACCGCACGAAAGAAGAGACCAACCTCGTCCGGAATGGAGGATCTACCTGTCCTCATCCCTTGTTCCATAAGGAGGGTATTCCGGGAAATGGATTATTTTGGACAGCAGTGGAT
Proteins encoded:
- a CDS encoding molybdopterin oxidoreductase, with the protein product PTYLEPSKSPQGRRWAELGEKYPLVLATGVRDFYYTNAMLHNVKSVQNWSPYPKAELGPETAKKYSVATGDDVIVETDRGFVKMKASVDERVMEGVVLVPHGWPEEGNCNRLTDCNAREPIMGYPEWKGLLCSIRKA
- a CDS encoding histone deacetylase codes for the protein MKTTDRPTGVIFFPAFDWAISPTHPEREERLLYTRDQLFEEGIMDMPEVREYHPRLASAKDVSRVHFCVPDVESRVTEAHMVSAGCAMVMADAFMQKEVKNAFAIIRPPGHHAMTVVHGNRGFCDINNEAVMVEYLRRTYGIKRLAIVDTDVHHGDGSQEIFWHDPDVLFISFHQDGRTLYPGSGFTNELGGPLAHGTTINIPMAPRTTDEGIHYIMDNLVLPILDEFKPELVINSAGQDNHYSDPLANMSFTARGYAILNQKLRPDIAVLEGGYSVETALPYINMGIIMAMAGIDFSNLREPDYNPSRFKESTKNMDYIRSLVAHQLAAFREREKVVEANRKEGREFYGSSRSIFYDTEYLQEEQRLDLRMCPDCCGYRRISSSCVHHSGRSYSVFCVSLPAACCPDCAARARQDYEEMKKRPGYGYLYLQDRINDEYKTFETKTGRENTL
- a CDS encoding hydantoinase/oxoprolinase family protein, with product MLIGIDVGGTYTDGVLFSEGSVLLSVKHPTDENDLEGTLLSVLDELLARGGAKDVRRIVLSTTLVTNLLATGRGERTALILLPGSGLPFSAYRISSDTYFLKGGMDFRGREIEPLDVKEVEEVLRKVHDSGIERVAVAGKFSNRNDAHERMVKDRLASLYPHMDVCTSNEIAGRLNFPRRAVTCYYTAMTMREWNRFADSIEAAIRARVPRSDVHILKADGGTTTLEASRKRPCETVFSGPAASTMGTMALSLESLNAVSVDIGGTTSDISLVIEGAPLYASKGALINGHLTHINAFAVRSIPLGGDSRVYDESGELRVGPMRLGPAACLGGSEPTVTDAFNLLNGLRLGDTDASREKLESVARRLGTSLAELCQKVADEVVDRLERNIEEMFGLWEDEPAYKVWEVVHRRKFELHRVIGIGAAAPAIVPMLAKRMGVEHFLHRYSPVANALGAAVARPTLAVEVHVDTARRTYTGSPGGLRGAVEKRSFQLEDAKELALNCLKEASRERGLADYADEAHVYLEEQFNMIRGWEQEGKLFDVGIQIAPGFIHEYKGVA
- a CDS encoding phosphoglucosamine mutase, whose translation is MGKLFGTDGVRGEANRYPMNAEIAFAIGQAVVYLLKKTHDRPRIVIGKDTRISGYMLEGSLESGITSMGGNPYLVGVLPTPGIAFIAQSMRADAGIVISASHNPYQDNGIKIFNGSGFKLSDEQEEAIEELMMSNTLHGLVPPVREMGQAFRLEDAHGRYIVFVKNSFPRDLSIEGMKIVLDTANGATYRVAPDTFWELGADIEVIHNAPNGININDRCGSQHTEDLRQRVVETGAAVGLAFDGDGDRLIAVDEKGREITGDQTLLICARMLKDQGRLKNDLLVSTVMSNLGLRVACRKYGFRYHASKVGDRYVLEDMIRLGGVVGGEDSGHMIFLDHHTAGDGIITALQLVAAMVRTGKPLSELAKWMDVYPQKLINVDVRSKPDIATIPQVMAVIEGVEKELGDEGRVLVRYSGTQNMCRVMVEGPTDAVTERHCAEIADAIRAHLG
- a CDS encoding UDP-N-acetylglucosamine pyrophosphorylase, encoding MDVQPRCHDKVVQMIRKGVDIPNPLTLDVGDEVNIDHISGTDVRIYPGCRIYGARTVISAGARIGFEGPVTIDDCRLGQKVELKGGYFAGSVFLDKSNMGLGAEVREGCIIEEEAGGAHCVGLKQTILFPFVTLGSLINFCDCLMAGGTSRRNHSEVGSSYIHFNFTPDGDKTTPSLIGDVPRGVMLNQPPIFLGGQGGLVGPIRMGYGNVVAANSVLRNDFPADNKLIVGKTHSAKTMDVRPGTYPNLHRIMGNNVIYIANLVALEQWYLHVRRPFLEAREFGDLIFSGLMDTLTLAKTERLKRLRMLAEKAQRPEHGARAGKDGDGRSELYERFGEMEGIFMSPPEDDLAGRSRDGFLALAGKLKSAGGADYVETVRGFDTETSGKGTAWLQEIVDTFCGKVQELLPSLNMFGR